In one Saccharibacillus brassicae genomic region, the following are encoded:
- a CDS encoding glycoside hydrolase family 3 C-terminal domain-containing protein — MSAETNYPFQNTSLPLEERVNDLVSRFTQDEKVDLMIQYQTAVERLGVKPYKHGTEAAHGMAWLGEATGYPQPIGLSSIWDEELLREIGSAIGDEARGFYKRDPEINGLTLWAPTVDMERDPRWGRTEEAYGEDPVLAGKLSSALVKGIQGDHPKYLKAVATLKHFIGNNNEVGRGDASVSIDPRNMREYYLKAFEIPFKEGGAQSMMTSYNAVNGVPANLNPDVNGIVKEEWGMDGFVVSDAFDVSGTVRDHGYLESHTEAVARSVKEGGIDSLTDDGELMKSSLREALKDGQITEADLDVALRNTFRVRFRLGEFDPEEGNPYAAIDESVIMNKKHEELARTAARKAIVLLKNDNKTLPLQADKLSKVAVIGPLGGTVYRDWYSGELPYAITPLEGIRQKLDGAGQGGQVQFAGGTDRIKLKSKKNGKYVKLQTAEEAPLAASAESADEASVFELTDWGWDNATLIAEENGLYVTTDDRIVKASANRIWEWFTKEVFLVRPENGAASQDAASITFSTWKDTPVTVGDSGELLSGDGRAEETSNEIDAGGTSALDNSAAEALQADTFDVETVTDKFEAARIAAHNAEVAVVFVGNHPLINGKETVDRPDITLPQSQEQLIKEVMSVNPNTVVVVVGSYPYALNWVNDNVPAVLYSTHAGQEVGRAIADVLFGEENPAGRLSMTWYKSVDQLPEFMDYDIIQGNRTYRYFEGDALYPFGYGLSYTTFRYDGLTLGSPSLEGSAEATISLTVTVANAGELDGEEVVQVYGRVDQSRVKRPLKQLLAFRRIKLAAGETTEVSFDIPLSELAVWDVTRDRFVIENGAYTLSAGPSSGELPVSAALEVSGETIPPRDLTQLTRAVNYDAYAGVILGECHEGGSAIEVTGSEGWISFNDAEFGSGAASVTVRAASAEGGTLDVRLGGPEGQLAGTASVEAGGVQQWNDVTISLADVSGRQDVCVMLNGKVSVSSIRFA; from the coding sequence ATGTCTGCCGAAACCAACTATCCGTTTCAGAATACATCGCTTCCGCTTGAGGAGCGCGTAAACGACCTCGTCTCCCGCTTCACGCAAGACGAGAAAGTCGACCTGATGATCCAATACCAGACCGCCGTCGAACGGCTTGGCGTCAAACCTTACAAGCATGGCACGGAAGCCGCCCACGGCATGGCCTGGCTTGGCGAAGCGACCGGTTATCCGCAGCCGATCGGCCTGTCGAGCATCTGGGACGAAGAACTGCTCCGGGAGATTGGCAGCGCGATCGGCGACGAAGCCCGCGGCTTTTACAAAAGAGATCCCGAAATCAACGGCTTGACGCTGTGGGCGCCGACCGTCGACATGGAGCGCGATCCGCGCTGGGGACGGACCGAAGAAGCGTACGGCGAAGACCCGGTTCTGGCCGGCAAGCTCTCGTCCGCCCTCGTCAAAGGCATTCAGGGCGACCATCCCAAGTATCTGAAAGCGGTTGCGACGCTGAAGCATTTTATCGGCAACAATAACGAAGTGGGCCGCGGCGACGCTTCGGTCAGCATCGATCCGCGCAACATGCGCGAATATTACCTCAAAGCGTTCGAGATTCCGTTCAAGGAAGGCGGCGCGCAGTCGATGATGACGTCGTACAACGCCGTCAACGGCGTGCCGGCCAACCTGAACCCGGACGTAAACGGGATCGTCAAGGAAGAATGGGGCATGGACGGCTTCGTCGTCAGCGACGCGTTCGACGTGTCCGGCACGGTGCGCGACCACGGCTACCTGGAGTCGCATACGGAAGCGGTGGCCCGCTCCGTCAAGGAAGGCGGCATCGACAGCCTCACCGACGACGGCGAATTGATGAAGAGTTCGCTGCGCGAAGCGCTCAAAGACGGACAGATTACGGAAGCCGATCTCGACGTCGCGCTGCGCAACACGTTCCGCGTGCGGTTCCGTCTGGGCGAATTCGATCCGGAAGAAGGCAATCCGTACGCGGCGATCGACGAATCCGTCATCATGAACAAGAAGCATGAAGAACTGGCCCGCACCGCGGCGCGCAAAGCGATCGTGCTGCTCAAAAACGACAACAAAACGCTGCCGCTGCAGGCGGACAAGCTCAGTAAAGTCGCTGTCATCGGACCGCTCGGCGGCACCGTCTACCGCGACTGGTACAGCGGCGAACTGCCGTACGCGATCACGCCGCTCGAAGGCATCCGGCAGAAGCTGGACGGCGCGGGGCAGGGCGGACAGGTACAGTTTGCCGGGGGAACGGACCGCATCAAGCTGAAGTCGAAAAAGAACGGCAAATACGTCAAGCTGCAAACTGCGGAAGAAGCGCCGCTTGCGGCATCGGCCGAATCCGCGGACGAAGCGTCCGTATTCGAGCTGACCGATTGGGGCTGGGACAACGCGACGCTGATCGCCGAAGAGAACGGCCTGTACGTGACGACCGACGACCGGATCGTCAAAGCTTCGGCGAACCGCATCTGGGAATGGTTCACGAAGGAAGTGTTCCTCGTTCGTCCCGAGAACGGCGCAGCGTCGCAGGATGCGGCTTCGATCACGTTCTCGACGTGGAAAGACACGCCGGTCACGGTAGGCGACAGCGGCGAACTGCTGTCGGGCGACGGCCGGGCCGAAGAAACGTCGAACGAGATCGACGCGGGCGGTACGTCCGCGCTCGACAATTCCGCGGCCGAAGCGCTGCAGGCGGATACTTTCGATGTGGAGACCGTCACGGACAAGTTCGAAGCGGCCCGCATCGCGGCCCACAATGCGGAAGTCGCCGTCGTCTTCGTCGGCAACCATCCGCTGATCAACGGCAAAGAGACGGTCGACCGTCCGGACATCACGCTGCCGCAGTCGCAGGAGCAGCTGATTAAGGAAGTCATGTCCGTCAATCCGAACACGGTCGTCGTCGTGGTCGGCAGCTATCCGTACGCCCTGAACTGGGTGAACGACAACGTGCCGGCCGTGCTCTATTCGACGCATGCCGGCCAGGAAGTGGGCCGCGCGATCGCGGACGTGCTGTTCGGCGAAGAAAATCCGGCCGGCCGCCTGAGCATGACCTGGTACAAATCGGTCGACCAGCTGCCGGAATTTATGGATTACGATATCATCCAGGGCAATCGTACCTACCGCTACTTCGAAGGCGACGCGCTGTATCCGTTCGGCTACGGCCTCTCGTACACGACGTTCCGCTACGACGGCCTGACGCTCGGCAGCCCGAGCCTCGAAGGTTCCGCCGAAGCGACGATTTCGCTGACGGTCACAGTGGCCAATGCGGGCGAGCTGGACGGCGAAGAAGTCGTACAGGTCTACGGCCGCGTGGATCAATCCCGCGTGAAGCGTCCGCTCAAGCAGCTGCTCGCGTTCCGCCGCATCAAGCTGGCCGCGGGCGAGACGACCGAAGTCTCTTTCGACATTCCGCTGTCGGAACTGGCCGTATGGGACGTTACCCGCGATCGCTTCGTGATCGAGAACGGCGCCTACACGCTGTCGGCCGGCCCGTCTTCGGGCGAACTGCCGGTCAGCGCGGCGCTTGAAGTGTCCGGCGAGACCATTCCGCCGCGCGATCTGACGCAGCTCACCCGCGCCGTCAATTACGACGCCTACGCGGGCGTCATTCTCGGCGAATGCCACGAAGGCGGCAGCGCGATCGAAGTGACCGGCAGCGAAGGCTGGATCTCGTTCAACGATGCCGAATTCGGCTCCGGCGCGGCTTCCGTGACGGTCCGCGCCGCAAGCGCGGAAGGCGGCACGCTCGACGTCCGCCTCGGCGGACCGGAAGGCCAACTGGCCGGCACCGCTTCCGTCGAAGCGGGCGGCGTGCAGCAGTGGAACGACGTGACGATCAGCCTCGCGGACGTAAGCGGCCGTCAGGACGTCTGCGTCATGCTGAACGGCAAAGTCTCCGTCAGCAGTATCCGTTTTGCGTAA
- a CDS encoding GNAT family N-acetyltransferase: protein MSINLDRGPDSLTDRTLPGDAQRTPAEPGILQGSLVSLVPIEEHHREGLYRVLQRPEIWQDTWLNVPSGAGLERSFDDMLARRADRSRLPFVIEDRRTGAVLGTTSIGDIDAFHRNAEIGWTFLSPDYWRTGVNTECKYLLLQYGFERMDTIRIQLSVSSLNLRSQQAVERIGAVREGVFRRHRIEPGGPVHDNIFYSILDTEWPSVRQRLLGLMAKKYE from the coding sequence ATGTCTATCAACCTTGATCGAGGCCCCGACTCTCTTACGGACCGCACCCTGCCCGGCGACGCGCAGCGGACACCGGCGGAACCCGGCATTTTGCAAGGCTCCCTTGTCTCGCTCGTCCCGATCGAAGAACACCACCGCGAAGGTCTGTACCGGGTGCTGCAAAGGCCCGAAATCTGGCAAGACACCTGGCTGAACGTTCCTTCCGGCGCCGGGCTGGAACGAAGCTTCGACGACATGCTCGCCCGGCGCGCCGATCGGAGCCGTCTCCCGTTCGTCATCGAAGATCGCCGGACCGGCGCCGTCCTCGGCACGACGAGCATCGGCGACATCGACGCTTTCCACCGCAACGCCGAGATCGGCTGGACGTTCCTGTCCCCGGACTACTGGCGCACCGGCGTCAACACGGAGTGCAAATATTTGCTGCTGCAATACGGCTTCGAACGCATGGACACGATCCGCATCCAGCTCTCCGTCAGCAGCCTCAACCTGCGTTCGCAGCAGGCCGTCGAGCGGATCGGCGCCGTCCGCGAAGGCGTCTTCCGCCGCCACCGCATCGAACCCGGCGGCCCGGTCCACGACAATATTTTCTACAGCATCCTCGATACGGAATGGCCGTCCGTGCGCCAGCGTCTGCTCGGCCTGATGGCGAAAAAGTACGAGTAG
- a CDS encoding threonine aldolase family protein, which translates to MTRFESDYTQGAHPRILQRLLETNLDQTSGYGTDEYCDCARALIRRECRSEQADVHFLVGGTQTNTTVIAALLRPHQGVLSADTGHIAGHETGAIESTGHKVLTLPHQDGKITAQQVRQACLDHWTDDARQHTVQPGMVYISQSTENGTVYSLAELEALSQVCREYGLPLFVDGARLGYALAAEGSDVTLADLARLTDVFYIGGTKLGALMGEAVVISNEALKRDFRYLIKQRGGLLAKGRLLGIQFETLFEDGLYFDISRSAVTLAVKLRDALGGMGFGFLHASPTNQQFPILPDALLNGLRKQHTFSTWAKVDAGHTAVRFCTSWGTTEAEIDGLIGDVRALAFPEGLEVRQLENA; encoded by the coding sequence ATGACCCGATTTGAGAGCGATTATACCCAAGGCGCCCACCCACGCATCCTGCAGCGCCTGCTTGAGACCAATCTGGACCAGACGAGCGGCTACGGCACCGACGAATACTGCGACTGCGCCCGCGCGCTGATCCGCCGGGAGTGCCGGTCGGAGCAGGCGGACGTCCATTTCCTCGTCGGCGGCACGCAGACGAACACGACCGTGATCGCCGCGCTGCTGCGTCCGCATCAGGGCGTGCTGTCCGCGGACACGGGGCATATCGCGGGGCACGAGACCGGCGCGATCGAATCGACCGGGCACAAAGTGCTGACGCTGCCGCATCAAGACGGCAAGATTACCGCGCAGCAGGTGCGCCAAGCCTGCCTCGACCATTGGACCGACGACGCGCGCCAGCATACGGTGCAGCCGGGCATGGTCTATATTTCGCAGTCGACGGAGAACGGAACCGTCTACAGCCTTGCGGAACTCGAAGCGCTCAGTCAGGTCTGCCGCGAATACGGCCTGCCGCTGTTCGTCGACGGCGCACGGCTCGGTTACGCGCTGGCCGCCGAAGGCAGCGACGTGACGCTGGCCGACCTGGCGCGGCTCACCGACGTGTTCTACATCGGCGGCACCAAGCTCGGCGCGCTGATGGGCGAAGCCGTCGTGATCTCGAACGAAGCGCTCAAGCGCGATTTCCGCTATCTGATCAAGCAGCGCGGCGGCCTGCTGGCCAAAGGGCGCCTGCTCGGCATCCAGTTCGAGACGCTGTTCGAGGACGGGCTGTATTTCGACATTTCGCGCAGTGCGGTCACTCTTGCCGTCAAGCTGAGAGACGCGCTGGGCGGCATGGGCTTCGGGTTCCTGCATGCTTCGCCGACCAACCAACAGTTCCCGATCCTGCCGGACGCGCTGCTGAACGGACTGCGGAAGCAGCATACGTTTTCGACCTGGGCCAAAGTCGACGCCGGACACACCGCCGTGCGCTTCTGCACGAGCTGGGGCACGACGGAAGCGGAGATCGACGGGCTGATCGGGGATGTGCGGGCACTGGCTTTTCCGGAAGGGCTTGAAGTGCGGCAGTTGGAAAACGCGTAA
- a CDS encoding DUF4386 domain-containing protein has translation MENTTHPHTPAQRGAALTAGVSLLLMAAIAGLGYGWIHGMLVVQDDAAATAANLRSASGWFRAEIFGWLLILICDAAAAWALYVFFEPVHRGGSLLGAWLRLTYTALLGTAIAALVAALLLAGQAGPLPGAAGSNAALVKLALDAFDLIWSIGLVVFGLHLLTLGLLALRAASMPRWIGFLLLLASFGYIVVHSLRILLPEGTEALGLLEAILAVPMAAGELGLALWLLARGGKETAPRTVTRPEAVS, from the coding sequence ATGGAAAACACGACTCATCCCCACACCCCTGCGCAGCGGGGCGCGGCATTGACAGCGGGCGTATCGCTGCTGCTGATGGCCGCAATCGCCGGGCTCGGCTACGGCTGGATTCACGGCATGCTTGTCGTACAGGACGACGCTGCCGCCACTGCGGCCAATCTGCGCTCCGCATCGGGTTGGTTCAGGGCGGAAATATTCGGCTGGCTGCTCATTCTGATCTGCGACGCGGCGGCCGCCTGGGCGCTGTACGTGTTCTTCGAACCGGTCCATCGCGGCGGGTCGCTGCTCGGCGCCTGGCTCCGCCTGACCTACACCGCGCTGCTCGGCACCGCGATCGCGGCTCTCGTCGCCGCTCTGCTGCTGGCCGGCCAAGCCGGCCCGCTCCCGGGTGCTGCCGGCTCGAACGCCGCCCTCGTCAAGCTGGCGCTGGACGCGTTCGACCTGATCTGGTCGATCGGACTGGTCGTGTTCGGCCTGCATCTGCTGACGCTCGGCCTGCTGGCGCTGCGCGCCGCGTCGATGCCGCGCTGGATCGGCTTCCTGCTGCTGCTCGCGTCGTTCGGCTACATCGTCGTCCATTCGCTGCGCATCCTGCTGCCCGAAGGAACCGAAGCGCTGGGACTGCTCGAAGCGATCCTCGCCGTCCCGATGGCGGCAGGCGAACTGGGGCTTGCTCTCTGGCTGCTGGCACGCGGCGGCAAAGAAACAGCTCCCCGGACGGTTACGCGTCCTGAAGCCGTTTCTTGA
- a CDS encoding Crp/Fnr family transcriptional regulator: MQPILDRYLTRLTSLGERERQDILDELNIRKYARSTLLLEQGEVSGKCYFVLQGCLRQYAIDEQGREHTSNFYTEEQAVAGFSRYAPAEGSDCFVACVEDCVVVVGDFAEEQAMFGRHGQLESMARRMMEEHLGKVQREFAAFAASSPEERYRDMLRSRPDLPGRVPQHQLASYLGMTPESLSRIKKRLQDA; encoded by the coding sequence ATGCAGCCTATTCTCGACCGGTACCTGACCCGGCTCACTTCGCTCGGCGAGCGGGAACGCCAAGACATTCTGGACGAGCTGAATATCCGCAAATATGCCCGGAGTACGCTGCTGCTGGAGCAGGGCGAAGTGTCGGGCAAATGCTATTTCGTGCTGCAGGGCTGCCTCAGGCAGTACGCGATCGACGAGCAGGGCCGGGAGCATACGTCCAATTTCTATACGGAAGAACAGGCCGTTGCCGGCTTCAGCCGGTATGCGCCGGCCGAAGGGTCGGACTGCTTCGTGGCGTGCGTGGAAGATTGCGTCGTGGTCGTCGGGGATTTTGCGGAAGAGCAGGCGATGTTCGGCCGGCACGGGCAGCTGGAATCGATGGCCCGGCGCATGATGGAAGAGCATCTGGGCAAAGTCCAGCGGGAATTCGCCGCGTTTGCCGCTTCTTCGCCGGAAGAACGCTACCGCGACATGCTGCGCAGCCGCCCGGACCTGCCGGGCCGCGTACCGCAGCATCAGCTGGCCAGCTATTTGGGCATGACGCCCGAGTCGCTGAGCCGGATCAAGAAACGGCTTCAGGACGCGTAA
- a CDS encoding GDSL-type esterase/lipase family protein, giving the protein MTANPDRHLDEPELPPDKRAKVHAYRILNGYAARGQTVFAGSSLMEFFPIHELQQAFGPSFVCCNRGVAGFVTRELLAALDECVLDLAPSRLLINIGTNDIGEPDYELPGLIARYEEILRRVRECLPDCRIVTLAYYPVNADDVFAGVDRAAAADLFSRRSNRAIREANEAVAALSRRLGIEHLDLNDGLADDAGNLRAAYTMDGIHMYANGYKVVWDNLRPHL; this is encoded by the coding sequence ATGACCGCCAATCCCGACCGTCACCTTGACGAACCCGAACTGCCACCGGACAAAAGAGCCAAAGTGCACGCGTACCGCATCCTCAACGGCTATGCCGCCCGGGGACAGACGGTGTTTGCCGGCTCGTCCCTGATGGAGTTTTTCCCGATCCACGAGCTGCAGCAGGCGTTCGGGCCGTCGTTTGTCTGCTGCAATCGCGGCGTGGCCGGCTTCGTGACGCGCGAGCTGCTGGCTGCCCTGGACGAATGCGTGCTGGATCTTGCGCCGTCGCGGCTGTTGATCAATATCGGCACCAATGACATCGGCGAACCGGATTACGAGCTGCCGGGGCTGATTGCCCGCTACGAAGAGATTTTGCGGCGGGTGCGGGAGTGTCTGCCGGACTGCCGGATCGTGACGCTGGCGTATTATCCGGTCAACGCGGACGACGTTTTTGCCGGTGTGGACCGGGCGGCCGCGGCGGATCTGTTCTCGCGCCGCAGCAACCGGGCGATCCGCGAAGCGAACGAAGCGGTCGCCGCCCTGTCGCGCCGGCTCGGCATCGAACATCTCGACCTGAACGACGGGCTTGCGGACGACGCGGGCAATCTGCGGGCCGCATACACGATGGACGGCATCCACATGTACGCGAACGGCTACAAAGTCGTATGGGACAATCTGCGGCCCCATCTATGA
- a CDS encoding S-layer homology domain-containing protein codes for MKKKFAASLMSVSLLTASLGGSLLAAPPAFKDLGSVAGQQKIEALQQKGIVKGVGAQSFAPGAALTQAQALQFISNGLGLSALETPEADPSKTAHDLFPAVKNDAWYADAFLDAANSGVSIPGAVDPSAKITREDYVDYLMDALKTAGNLPMINILVPEIADQDLFDIDKLGSTQLAIALEIAELDADKKFDPQAEITRAEAAVLLYNAVDYFNGLKLPATILPIEE; via the coding sequence ATGAAAAAGAAATTCGCGGCCTCGCTCATGTCCGTCTCCCTGCTGACCGCTTCGCTCGGCGGCTCGCTGCTTGCGGCACCTCCGGCGTTCAAAGATCTGGGCAGCGTGGCCGGACAGCAAAAGATCGAAGCGCTCCAGCAAAAAGGTATCGTCAAAGGTGTCGGCGCGCAGTCTTTCGCTCCGGGCGCGGCGTTGACGCAGGCCCAGGCGCTGCAGTTCATCTCGAACGGCCTCGGCTTGTCTGCGCTTGAGACGCCGGAGGCCGATCCGTCCAAGACCGCTCACGACCTGTTCCCCGCCGTCAAGAACGACGCGTGGTACGCCGATGCCTTCCTCGATGCCGCCAACAGCGGCGTGAGCATCCCCGGCGCGGTCGATCCGTCTGCCAAAATCACGCGCGAAGACTACGTGGACTACCTGATGGATGCGCTCAAGACGGCCGGCAATCTGCCGATGATCAACATCCTCGTTCCGGAGATCGCCGATCAGGATCTATTCGACATCGACAAGCTCGGCTCCACGCAGCTCGCTATCGCGCTTGAGATCGCGGAGCTGGATGCGGACAAAAAGTTCGATCCGCAGGCGGAGATCACGCGCGCCGAAGCGGCCGTTCTCCTCTACAACGCGGTCGATTATTTCAACGGGCTGAAGCTGCCCGCGACTATTCTGCCGATCGAAGAATAA
- a CDS encoding helix-turn-helix transcriptional regulator: MKTYRSSAALGEFIRSRRQRLKPEDCGIDPLPGRRRTPGLRREEVAYLANMSVTYYTWLEQGKDLNPSPDILLGIGRALQLGDSERSYLLSLAETDLADEPLSAAPIDLPLLRSLTGQMRYPSFITDDDTNVLAWNRAAELTLADFGRMPERDRHMMQLAFLDADYRQRLVNWEEFGRYTASWLRTLFERAKHSPVYMERFEHLNRESEHFRRCWDLYEIKQNHAFAAVLRLPDGPEMHFDIRSAGCVDHNPSLIWTILVPRAGSGTEEHLTRLLAEEAAGEREG, encoded by the coding sequence ATGAAAACTTACCGTTCGTCCGCCGCGCTCGGCGAATTTATCCGCTCCCGGCGGCAGCGGCTGAAGCCGGAAGACTGCGGCATCGACCCGCTGCCGGGCCGGCGGCGCACACCCGGCCTGCGCCGGGAAGAAGTCGCCTATCTGGCCAATATGAGCGTCACGTATTACACGTGGCTGGAGCAGGGCAAAGACCTGAATCCGTCGCCCGATATCCTGCTCGGCATCGGACGGGCGCTGCAGCTCGGCGATTCCGAGCGCAGCTACCTGCTGTCGCTCGCGGAGACCGATCTTGCGGACGAGCCGCTCTCCGCGGCCCCAATCGACCTGCCGCTGCTGCGGTCGCTCACCGGGCAGATGCGCTACCCCAGCTTCATCACCGACGACGACACGAACGTGCTGGCCTGGAACCGGGCCGCCGAGCTGACGCTCGCGGACTTCGGCCGCATGCCCGAGCGGGACCGGCATATGATGCAGCTGGCTTTTCTCGACGCGGATTACCGGCAGCGGCTCGTCAACTGGGAAGAGTTCGGGCGCTACACTGCCTCGTGGCTGCGCACCCTATTCGAGCGTGCCAAGCACAGCCCGGTCTACATGGAGCGGTTCGAGCACCTGAACCGCGAAAGCGAACACTTCCGCCGCTGCTGGGACCTGTACGAGATCAAGCAGAATCACGCTTTCGCCGCCGTGCTCCGCCTGCCAGACGGCCCGGAGATGCACTTCGATATCCGCTCCGCCGGCTGCGTCGACCATAACCCGAGCCTGATCTGGACGATTCTCGTGCCCCGGGCCGGCAGCGGGACGGAAGAACACCTGACTCGGCTGCTGGCCGAAGAGGCGGCGGGCGAGCGGGAAGGGTGA
- a CDS encoding Txe/YoeB family addiction module toxin: MRNLIFSSYAWEDYVYWQTQDRKTLKRINQLIQDIERGGYEGIGKPEPLRGDLSGYWSRRIDDTNRLVYRLNETSIEFYAFRTHYGDH; the protein is encoded by the coding sequence ATGCGTAATTTGATTTTCTCGAGTTATGCTTGGGAAGATTACGTCTACTGGCAAACGCAGGATCGCAAAACGCTGAAGCGAATCAATCAATTAATCCAAGACATTGAACGCGGCGGATACGAAGGCATCGGAAAGCCGGAACCGCTGCGAGGCGATCTGTCGGGATACTGGAGCCGCCGAATCGACGATACGAATCGGCTGGTGTATCGGCTGAACGAGACTTCGATCGAATTTTATGCTTTTCGTACGCATTACGGCGATCACTGA
- a CDS encoding type II toxin-antitoxin system RelB/DinJ family antitoxin, with protein sequence MTQTNINIRIDEEVKKEAEHLFAELGLNMTTAVNLFIRQAIRQGGIPFEVTTQVDPFYNPANLKRLQESIQQIERGQGVQKTMQDLEHSNHA encoded by the coding sequence ATGACCCAAACCAACATCAATATTCGAATCGACGAAGAAGTGAAAAAAGAAGCGGAGCACCTTTTTGCGGAACTTGGATTGAATATGACGACCGCGGTGAACCTGTTTATTCGTCAAGCGATCCGTCAGGGAGGCATTCCGTTCGAGGTCACGACGCAGGTCGATCCTTTTTATAATCCTGCGAATTTAAAAAGATTGCAGGAATCGATCCAACAAATCGAGCGCGGTCAGGGCGTGCAGAAGACGATGCAGGATCTGGAACATTCAAATCATGCGTAA